The following coding sequences lie in one Triticum urartu cultivar G1812 unplaced genomic scaffold, Tu2.1 TuUngrouped_contig_5002, whole genome shotgun sequence genomic window:
- the LOC125528630 gene encoding UDP-glycosyltransferase 71K2-like has product MVPWPRYAEQHLNAFTLVEYMGVALAMEVDRKRSNWVDAAELERAVRALMDGDSEEGRKVREKAMEMKSACRTAVAEGGSSYSALGRLSEEMINGASR; this is encoded by the coding sequence ATGGTGCCCTGGCCGCGCTACGCGGAGCAGCACCTGAACGCGTTCACGCTGGTCGAATACATGGGCGTGGCCCTGGCCATGGAGGTGGACCGGAAGAGGAGCAACTGGGTCGACGCGGCGGAGCTGGAGCGGGCCGTGAGGGCGCTCATGGACGGCGACTCCGAGGAGGGGAGGAAGGTGAGGGAGAAAGCCATGGAGATGAAGAGCGCGTGCAGGACGGCCGTCGCCGAGGGAGGGTCCTCGTACTCCGCATTGGGGAGGCTCTCCGAGGAGATGATCAATGGCGCGAGTAGGTAA